Proteins from one Microbacterium faecale genomic window:
- a CDS encoding IclR family transcriptional regulator, whose translation MTNSAQTTLRALTLLAERGQLTVTELSRGLDLPVATAHRVLQNCCAAGYAVQHERGGAYRVGGAFIEATLLLSRATDVRDAADDILAELAERTGEMVSLALLEGRTVRYVQSMPGTREWALAPRNGHRLPAHCTAAGKAVLSRQSVPELEERFRSGFLPSRTDRTIVDWSRFLQQLATVQRAGWAYSLGETHDSVSAIAAPVVLGTGAATSAVTIVTPKWRMETKADLNVHVRPLLVAADRIQRRLRGGTR comes from the coding sequence ATGACGAACTCTGCGCAGACCACGCTGCGCGCGCTGACGCTGCTGGCTGAGCGTGGTCAGCTGACGGTTACGGAGCTCTCGCGCGGTCTCGACCTGCCGGTGGCCACGGCGCACCGGGTGCTGCAGAACTGCTGCGCGGCCGGGTACGCGGTTCAGCACGAGCGCGGTGGGGCGTATCGCGTGGGAGGGGCGTTCATCGAGGCGACACTCCTCCTCAGCCGAGCGACCGACGTGCGGGACGCCGCTGATGACATCCTCGCCGAGCTGGCGGAGCGGACGGGGGAGATGGTGTCGCTCGCGCTGCTCGAGGGACGCACGGTCCGATACGTGCAATCGATGCCGGGCACCCGCGAATGGGCGCTGGCGCCGCGCAACGGTCACCGGCTCCCAGCGCACTGCACGGCGGCTGGCAAGGCGGTCCTGTCGCGGCAGAGCGTTCCCGAGCTCGAGGAGAGGTTCCGCAGCGGATTCCTCCCGTCGCGTACCGACCGTACGATCGTCGACTGGTCGCGGTTCCTGCAGCAGCTCGCAACCGTGCAGCGGGCGGGATGGGCCTACAGTCTTGGGGAGACGCACGACTCCGTTTCTGCAATCGCCGCTCCCGTCGTGCTCGGCACGGGCGCGGCGACGTCAGCGGTGACGATCGTGACGCCGAAGTGGCGGATGGAGACCAAGGCCGATCTCAACGTGCACGTCCGCCCGCTGCTCGTTGCCGCGGACCGCATCCAGAGGCGCTTGCGCGGCGGGACGCGCTAA
- the purB gene encoding adenylosuccinate lyase, which produces MNDFPPQPLSPLDGRYRSAVAPLTEFLSEAGLNRARVEVEVEWIIHLTNNRLFGTSPLAAGVKEKLRLAYRDFGQAQIDQLAETERTTRHDVKAVEYFVRDRLAQLELDDLSELTHFALTSEDVNSASYALTVKRAVEDAWLPAFRGVIEKLRAMALDLADAPMLSRTHGQPATPTTMGKELGVFVWRLQRALAGIEQTEFMAKFSGATGTWSAHIAAAPHVAWPNVTREFIEGPLGLTFNPLTTQIEPHDWQVELYDRVRHAGAILHNLAQDIWTYISLGYFTQTPVAGATGSSTMPHKINPIKFENAEANLEIAGGLFGTLGQTLVTSRLQRDLTDSTTQRNIGVAFGHSLLALTNISGGLGQISLARDVLLADLDGNWEVLAEAIQTVIRAEVVAGRSQIRDPYALLKDLTRGHRIGSAELVEFVAGLDISDDAKQRLSALTPADYTGLAESAVRARLGEARL; this is translated from the coding sequence GTGAACGATTTCCCCCCTCAGCCGCTGAGCCCGCTCGACGGACGGTACCGCTCCGCCGTCGCCCCCCTCACCGAGTTCCTGTCCGAGGCCGGGCTGAACCGCGCTCGCGTCGAGGTCGAAGTGGAGTGGATCATCCACCTCACAAACAACCGCCTGTTCGGCACGTCGCCCCTTGCGGCGGGCGTCAAGGAGAAGCTGCGGCTGGCGTACCGTGACTTCGGCCAAGCGCAGATCGACCAGCTGGCCGAGACCGAGCGCACGACCCGGCACGACGTGAAGGCCGTGGAGTACTTCGTGCGCGACCGCCTCGCGCAGCTCGAGCTCGATGACCTGTCGGAGCTGACGCACTTCGCTCTCACCAGCGAGGACGTGAACTCGGCCTCATACGCGCTGACGGTCAAGCGGGCCGTCGAAGACGCGTGGCTTCCCGCATTCCGTGGCGTCATCGAGAAGCTGCGGGCGATGGCACTGGACCTCGCCGACGCGCCGATGCTGTCCCGCACGCACGGACAGCCCGCGACGCCGACGACGATGGGCAAAGAGCTCGGCGTGTTCGTCTGGCGCCTGCAGCGCGCGCTCGCCGGCATCGAGCAGACCGAGTTCATGGCGAAGTTCTCGGGTGCGACCGGCACGTGGTCCGCGCACATCGCCGCCGCGCCCCACGTGGCGTGGCCGAACGTCACGCGGGAGTTCATCGAGGGCCCGCTCGGCCTGACGTTCAACCCGCTCACGACGCAGATCGAGCCCCACGACTGGCAGGTCGAACTGTACGACCGCGTGAGGCATGCCGGCGCGATCCTGCACAACCTCGCGCAGGACATCTGGACCTACATCTCGCTCGGCTACTTCACCCAGACGCCGGTCGCCGGTGCCACCGGGTCGTCGACGATGCCGCACAAGATCAACCCCATCAAGTTCGAGAACGCCGAGGCCAATCTCGAGATCGCCGGTGGCCTGTTCGGCACGCTCGGACAGACGCTCGTGACCTCGCGTCTGCAGCGCGACCTGACCGACTCGACAACGCAGCGCAACATCGGCGTCGCCTTCGGTCACTCGCTGCTCGCGCTCACGAACATCTCCGGCGGGCTCGGCCAGATCTCGCTTGCCCGCGACGTGCTGCTCGCCGATCTCGACGGCAACTGGGAGGTGCTCGCGGAGGCGATTCAGACCGTCATCCGCGCGGAGGTCGTCGCGGGGCGGTCGCAGATCCGCGACCCGTACGCGCTGCTCAAAGATCTCACGCGCGGCCACCGCATCGGATCCGCCGAGCTGGTCGAGTTCGTCGCCGGGCTGGACATCTCCGACGACGCGAAGCAGCGACTGTCCGCGCTGACGCCGGCCGACTACACCGGGCTCGCCGAGAGCGCCGTCCGCGCTCGCCTGGGTGAGGCGCGTCTTTAG